The Bos indicus x Bos taurus breed Angus x Brahman F1 hybrid chromosome 11, Bos_hybrid_MaternalHap_v2.0, whole genome shotgun sequence genome includes a region encoding these proteins:
- the IAH1 gene encoding isoamyl acetate-hydrolyzing esterase 1 homolog isoform X2, whose translation MLECLLMEKRGNGGAEQKCDVLNRGFSGYNTRWAKIILPRLVRKGSGLDSPVAVTIFFGANDSALKDENPKQHVPLEEFVANLRSMVRYLRSVDVPEGRLILITPPPLCEAAWAQECLQQGCKLNRLNSVVGEYARACLQVAQDCGADALDLWTLMQKDGQDFSSYLSDGLHLSPKGNEFVFSHLWPLIEKKVSSLPFLLPYWRDIAEQRPELSLLGDGDH comes from the exons ATGCTTGAGTGCTTATTGATGGAGAAGAGAGGGAATGGTGGTGCCGAACA aaaatgtgaTGTCCTGAATCGTGGATTTTCAGGTTACAACACCAGATGGGCCAAAATTATCCTCCCCAGACTCGTCAGGAAGGGGAGCGGGCTGGACAGCCCAGTGGCTGTCACGATTTTCTTTGGCGCCAATGACAGTGCGCTCAAAG ACGAGAACCCCAAGCAGCACGTGCCCCTGGAGGAGTTCGTGGCCAACCTGAGGAGCATGGTGCGGTACCTGCGGTCCGTGGACGTGCCCGAGGGCAGGCTCATCCTCATCACACCGCCCCCGCTCTGCGAGGCCGCGTGGGCGCAGGAGTGCCTCCAGCAAG gCTGCAAGTTAAACCGCCTGAACTCGGTTGTTGGTGAATATGCCAGGGCCTGTTTACAGGTAGCCCAGGACTGCGGGGCTGACGCACTCGACCTGTGGACCCTGATGCAGAAGGACGGTCAG GACTTTTCCTCCTATCTGTCAGACGGACTACATTTATCACCAAAAGGAAACGAGTTTGTATTCTCCCATCTCTGGCCTTTGATAGAGAAGAAAGTCTCCTCCCTGCCTTTTCTGCTCCCCTACTGGCGAGACATAGCAGAACAAAGACCAGAACTGAGTCTCCTGGGAGATGGGGACCACTAG
- the IAH1 gene encoding isoamyl acetate-hydrolyzing esterase 1 homolog isoform X1, which produces MALCEAVASGSPLVWPRVLLFGDSITQFSFQQGGWGASLADMLVRKCDVLNRGFSGYNTRWAKIILPRLVRKGSGLDSPVAVTIFFGANDSALKDENPKQHVPLEEFVANLRSMVRYLRSVDVPEGRLILITPPPLCEAAWAQECLQQGCKLNRLNSVVGEYARACLQVAQDCGADALDLWTLMQKDGQDFSSYLSDGLHLSPKGNEFVFSHLWPLIEKKVSSLPFLLPYWRDIAEQRPELSLLGDGDH; this is translated from the exons ATGGCGCTATGCGAGGCTGTGGCGAGCGGGAGCCCTCTGGTCTGGCCTCGGGTTCTGCTTTTCGGAGACTCCATCACCCAG ttttctttccagcAGGGTGGATGGGGAGCATCACTGGCTGACATGCTGGTCAG aaaatgtgaTGTCCTGAATCGTGGATTTTCAGGTTACAACACCAGATGGGCCAAAATTATCCTCCCCAGACTCGTCAGGAAGGGGAGCGGGCTGGACAGCCCAGTGGCTGTCACGATTTTCTTTGGCGCCAATGACAGTGCGCTCAAAG ACGAGAACCCCAAGCAGCACGTGCCCCTGGAGGAGTTCGTGGCCAACCTGAGGAGCATGGTGCGGTACCTGCGGTCCGTGGACGTGCCCGAGGGCAGGCTCATCCTCATCACACCGCCCCCGCTCTGCGAGGCCGCGTGGGCGCAGGAGTGCCTCCAGCAAG gCTGCAAGTTAAACCGCCTGAACTCGGTTGTTGGTGAATATGCCAGGGCCTGTTTACAGGTAGCCCAGGACTGCGGGGCTGACGCACTCGACCTGTGGACCCTGATGCAGAAGGACGGTCAG GACTTTTCCTCCTATCTGTCAGACGGACTACATTTATCACCAAAAGGAAACGAGTTTGTATTCTCCCATCTCTGGCCTTTGATAGAGAAGAAAGTCTCCTCCCTGCCTTTTCTGCTCCCCTACTGGCGAGACATAGCAGAACAAAGACCAGAACTGAGTCTCCTGGGAGATGGGGACCACTAG
- the IAH1 gene encoding isoamyl acetate-hydrolyzing esterase 1 homolog isoform X3 yields the protein MVRYLRSVDVPEGRLILITPPPLCEAAWAQECLQQGCKLNRLNSVVGEYARACLQVAQDCGADALDLWTLMQKDGQDFSSYLSDGLHLSPKGNEFVFSHLWPLIEKKVSSLPFLLPYWRDIAEQRPELSLLGDGDH from the exons ATGGTGCGGTACCTGCGGTCCGTGGACGTGCCCGAGGGCAGGCTCATCCTCATCACACCGCCCCCGCTCTGCGAGGCCGCGTGGGCGCAGGAGTGCCTCCAGCAAG gCTGCAAGTTAAACCGCCTGAACTCGGTTGTTGGTGAATATGCCAGGGCCTGTTTACAGGTAGCCCAGGACTGCGGGGCTGACGCACTCGACCTGTGGACCCTGATGCAGAAGGACGGTCAG GACTTTTCCTCCTATCTGTCAGACGGACTACATTTATCACCAAAAGGAAACGAGTTTGTATTCTCCCATCTCTGGCCTTTGATAGAGAAGAAAGTCTCCTCCCTGCCTTTTCTGCTCCCCTACTGGCGAGACATAGCAGAACAAAGACCAGAACTGAGTCTCCTGGGAGATGGGGACCACTAG